From the genome of Acidihalobacter aeolianus:
GCGCCCGACCTCGGTTTCCATCGTACCCGTATCGTAGAGCAGGACGATTTCACCCTCGACCACGAAGAACAGCGCCTCGCCAACCTCGCCGACCTCCATCACCACCTCACCGCGATCGAGATAGACCTCTTCGGTGAACTCCAGGATCTTTTCGACCTCCTTGGTCGTCAGCGATGCGCACAACCCATGCTCGCTGAGAAACTGGACCAGATCATCAACCTTTTGCATTACCGTGCGCTCCCCTGACAATAATCCTGTCCGGCGCGAGTATACCTGATGCGCCATCGTCCTTCGCTGCGCACAGCCCCGAGGTAGCCCCATGACCGACCCGCTAGATGACCTCGAACGCCTGGCCCTTTCTGCTCCGTCCGGAGCTACTTTACTGATAGCACCGGCCGGTCACCCGCTTGCGGAACGCCTGCAAGTGCATGACGGAAGCACAGCGCAGACTGCACAATCGCTGCTCTCAAACCCGCCGCAACGACGCTATGCTCTAGCCCTGCTGGCAGACGGCCTGGATGACCTGTCATCCGATGATGGCAGACGACTGATCGCTGGTCTGCGCGACCTCTACGCCGAAACGCTGTACTGCCTCGCGTCCAGCGAGCGCTGGCCGACGCCTTCCATGCTGGCTTTAGGTCTGCGTCCGCTTGCAAGCTACCCTAGCAGCCTCGCCCTGTATCACTTCGACCTGTACGACTACAAACGCACCCCGGACTGGCTGAACTCGCGCCACTGGGCCAACCCCGAACGCTGGGATAAAGCGCGCTGGTAAGCCTCCGGCTTGCAGTGCCGGTCGGCTGGTGTAAGCTTTGCCGCGCACATAAACATCGAGGATGCAATGACCCCTGAAACCATCAGGACACTGATTGAACAAGGCATTCCTGGCAGCGAGGCTTCCGTCAGCGGAGATGGGAGCAAGTTCGAGGCTGTCGTCGTTAGTGAGGCCTTCGAAGGTCTCAGCCCGGTCAAGGAACATCAACTGGTGTTTGCCACCGTTAATGAGCACATCGCCAGCGGAGCGATCCATGCGCTCACAATCAAGGCGTATACCCCCGCCGAATGGATCGCGCGAAAATCCTGAGGTGTCAGTGAGGGCGATGCCCGCTACCTTCCAGTTCGCGCACCACCCGTTCGTCTGGCACGGCAAAGCCTTCCAGCGCGTCGTCTATCAAGCGGCTGACCGGCTCTTCCATGAAGCTACCGGCCATGCCCAGTATGACCCGCTCGGCCCCGCTCAGATCCAGTTCGCCGGCCTGCTCTGCCTCCATCAGCTTGAGACCGAGCATGTGCATCGACGCCAGATTCATGTCCAGGGAGAACAGCATGCCGTTGCGGGAAGCATCCATGTCACCTGTCGCCGTGAGCCGGGCACGCAATTCCTTGAGCGTCGCCGAAATCTCGCTGAGGCAGCCACGCATGACATTGATGATTCTTTTCCCTCGGACAACTTGCATCCCGCACGTACTCCCCTGACACTGTGGATGGGCCGTGGTCGGAAGACGACCGCGGCGGCAAGTCTACCCCAAGCGACGCAAGCGGCACTCCATGCTCACGCCCAAGGGACAGGATGAAATCCTCAAACTGGTCGAATCGGACCTCGTGCAGGGCTGGGACGAGGCCGACCGGACCCTACGTAACGTGGTACGTATGCTGCTGTGCCAGCGCCTGGATCTGCTCCGTCTGTATTTCCTACCGGCAGCCTGGCAGCGAATCACGACGCTCGAACGCAGGCTAGCCGCCAATGTCATTCTCGCCGCCATGCAGACGGCTGTCGTGACCGCCAACGGCGCACCCCCGGTCACACATTGGGCACAGGCGAGGTTCTATCTCAGCACGCGATCCCGCCGCTATGCGGACATGGCCAGAGACTGGTGCGCGCAACACCCCGAAGCCTGCCCGGAACGTTATCGCACGCCGCCACAGCGCAACCGCCTCGCCGGACCCGACGCATGAACTCTTCCGGCCCAGAAAGCTGCCTGCAAGTCCATGATCTGCCACTGAACACGCTGACGGATCTGATCGCACGTTACGGCTTATCCCTGGTCCTCCTTGATGACACAGCGCCGATTCCCGGCAGCTATTGGGGCGCGCCCGAGGCCGGCCTCGTCGGTCGCGAGGTTTTGGTGCGCGGAGACACCCCGGTGCACTCCCTGCTGCACGAATTCGCCCATGCCGTGTGCATGGACGAAGCCCGGCGCAGTCGCCTGCATACCGACGCGGGCGGCAGCGACATCGAGGAGTGCGCCGTATGCTATCTACAGATACTGCTGGCGGACGAATTGCCCGGCGTCGGCCGCCAGCGGCTCATGCTTGATATGGACGCGTGGGGCTATAGCTTCCGGCTGGGCTCGACTCTGGACTGGTTTCTGCGGGATGCTGCAGATGCCCGTACCTGGCTTATGGATGAAGGGCTTATCGATCAGTGCGAGCAACCGGTCCCGCAGTTGCGCGAAGGACTCCCTTGGCAGCGGCCGCCGGATACCCGATGATTGCACAAGAAACTACAGAAGCGACGCCATGCCGATCCTGCTCGAAGAAATCGACGATCTGATCCCCCTGAACGGGCTATCTACCGAAAATCGCAATCGCCTGGCCGAGAAGGGGCAAGTAGTCACGCTCAAAGCGCGTGAGACGCTCGACGGCAAAGACGCAGACCGATGGCTGACCTATCTGCTCGACGGCACGGTGACACTGAAGCATGGGAACGGCAACGAGGTTGTGTCCGGCGGCACCTCACGGGCCAAGCGTCCCTTATTCGGTGAGGGCCGCCAAATCGCTGCTGTCGCGAGCGTCCCAAGCCGACTTCTGCGTCTGGACCGACGCCTATTCGATATCATCCTGCGTGAACAGCGGCAAAACGACTACGAGGTCGAGCACACCGCCATCACCGAAGAAGAGGGCCAGCTGCTCGCGCACATCCTGCGCTCACTAAGCAGCGGCACCCTTGAATTACCCAGCATGCCTGAAGTGGCCATGCGCATCCGCGATGCAACACTGCGCCCGGACATTTCCCTCCCAGACATCGCCAAGATCGTGCAGATCGATCCCTCGGTCGCTGCAGGCATCCTGCGCGCCTCCAATACGGCCGCGCGCCGCGGCGGACAACCGGTTACCAACCTGTCCGATGCCGTGATCCGGCTCGGACTGGAAACTACCCGTACCCTGGCCATCAGCCTGGCACTCACCACGGTGTTCCATACTCGCCAGCCGGCGGTTAGGCAACGCATGCATGAGCTATGGGAACACAGCGTACAGATATCCGCCTTGTGCGAAACGCTTGCCTCGCGCTGCCATCCCAAACTCGACCCCAGCCATGCGCTGCTGGCTGGCCTGCTTCACGACATCGGCGGCATCCCCATCCTGCAGCACGCAGAACGCTATGGGTTGCTCGGAAAACCCGAGCGTCTCGAAAACGCCATCGTCAATCTGCGCGTGCCCGTCGGGCTGCTGATCATCGACCACTGGCAAATCGACAGTGACATGCAGAGCGTGATCCAGGGTGCTGAGGACTGGACTCGCAATTCCGGCACCCAGGCCGATTACGCTGACGTCGTCGTCGTAGCGCAATTGATCCTTATGGAGCAGCAGAACACATCCTCCGTACATCCTGTCTTATCTGAGGTGCCGGCCTTTGCCAAGCTGGGCTTGGCGCCAGCCACCCCGGAGCGTATTCAGGAATTTCTCGACGAAGCCCAGCAAGACATTGACGAGATCAAACAATTGCTGAGCGGCTGAGCACCCGCCCGGGCCGCGCGCTGGGCAGATATGGCCTCATCACGTAAACTAGCGGCGAACACACGCCCAGGGGGCCATCGATGCAAATCACCAACAACACCGTCGTCACCATCGACTACACACTGACCAATGACGCCGGAGATGTCATCGACAGTTCCAATGGCGGCGAACCCATGGCCTATCTGCACGGCGCCCGGAATATCATCCCCGGGCTCGAAGCGGCGCTTGAAGGCAAGAGCGCGGGCGACGTCGTCAAGGTTCACGTCGAGCCCGACGATGCCTACGGACAGCACCACGAAGGCCTGATCCAGGCCATCGACCGCGCCATGTTCGAAGGAGTCGACACCCTCGAAGTCGGCATGGAGTTTCATGCCCAGGCGAACGACGGCTCGATGCAGATCGTGCGCATCGTGTCGATCGACGGCGACGACGTCACCATCGACGCCAACCACCCGCTCGCCGGCGTGCCGCTGAACTTCGACGTCACCGTGGTCGAAGTACGCGACGCGACCGAGGAAGAACTGTCGCACGGACACGTGCACGGCCCAGACGGACACGCACACTAAACCGGATGCTGCGGGGCGGGTCTACTTGTACGGCCCGCCTTCCACCCGCGGCGTCGGCGCCTGCGTACTGCCCAGCAAGGCACGCGACGCCAGCACTCGCTTGAGGGGTGGCCACGCCCCGGCGATACCCAGACCCTGGGCGCGCAACCAGGCGAGGCCGGGCACGCGGCTTCCAAACATGTGTTTGAAGCCCTCCATGGCCCGCATCGTGATCTCGTTCTCGGCACGGCGGGCACGCTCGTAGGCGCGCAAGAGACGCAGACTCCCGGCGTCGCGCCGTGTTTCTGCGAGTTGCGCGGACAGCGCCACCACATCCATGAAACCGAGATTGGCTCCCTGACCCGCAAGGGGATGGATGGTATGCGCGGCATCGCCCACCAGGGCGATGCGCGGCTTGACGTAAGGATGGACGCGACTACCCACCAGCGGGAAGGCGGCGCGCGCACCGATCTCCAGGATGCGCCCAAGACGTAACTCTGTAGCCAGACCGAGCTCCCGGCGGAAGGCCTCGTCGTCCAAGGCCATCAGACTCTCGGCCAGTTCGGTCTCTGCTGACCACACCAGCGAGCAGCGGCCATCCGCCAATGGCAGCAGCGCCACCGGTCCGGTCGGCAGAAAGCGCTGCCATGCGGTTGCCTGATGCGTTTTCTCGGTGGCGACGGTAGCGACGATCGCCTTCTGCCCGTAAGGTCTCTCCTCGCGTTCGATGCCGGCCAGCCCGCGCACTCGCGAGTGCGCCCCGTCGGCCCCGACCACCAGCGCGGCGCTCAACTCGCTGCCGTCGTTCAATTTCAGCGATACCGCAGACGCCCCGACGTCCATCGTTTCCAGTGTCGCCGGGCGATAGACGGTCACCGTTTCCGGCAGGCATGCCTCCAGGGTTTCCTGGATGACGCGGTTTTCGATGATGTGACCGAGATCCGGCTCACCGAGCTCGGCCGCATCGAAGGTGATCTCGCCCTTGCCGGCCGTGTCCCATACATGCATGCGCCGGTAGGCGCTCACGCGCCGTTCGCACATGCCCTGCCAGGCGCCGAGCCGCTCGAACAGGCGCTGGGAGGCGCGGTTGATCGCGGAAACCCGCAGATCGTACTCACCGCCTGGCTGCCAGGGACGTGCCGGGTATGCCTCGATCAGCGCCACCCGACGACCCTGCGCCCCCAAGCTGCAGGCGAGTGCCGTTCCGACCATGCCCCCGCCGACGATGGCAATCTCGTAGTCTGCCGCACTCATGTTCGCTGTCCGTGTTTGTGCACGGCATGCTTGGCCACGACCGCACCGTGCAGACCCATGTGCTGGCGGGCAAGCCAGCGGTTGAGCGAGGGCTCGCCGTCGGCGGCGAGCAGACCCAGGCTGCGCAGCAGCCCCGGCAACGGGCGCTTTCCGGAAAATGCCCGTACCATCGCGTCCGTCAGCCTGACCACGGTACGCATGTCTGGCTCCCTGAGTCTTGCATACTCCGCCAACACCTCTGGCGCTCCCGGATCCCCCACCGGCTCGAGCGCGCGGGAAAGCGCGTCCACGTCACGCAGGGCCAGATTGAAACCCTGCCCCGCGACCGGGTGCAGGGTATGCAGTGCATTTCCCATCAGGGCCAGACGGCCGCGCCAGACCTCGCGCGCCCGAGTCAGCCCCAGCGGATAGGCGGCTCGCCGACCAACCGTAGAGATACGCCCGAGCCGCCAGCCGAAGCGTGCCTGCAGGGAACGCAGAAACGCAGCGTCGTCCAGGGCCAGGGTCGCCGCAAGGTCCTTGTCGCGATGCGTCCAGACCAGAGAATAGCGATCCCCGCCCATGGGCAGCATGGCGAGCGGGCCGTCCGGTGTGAAGCGTTCGTACGCCCACCCGGCTCGCGGACGGCTCACGCTGACGTTGGCGATCAGCGCCGACTGGCCGTAGGGTCGGGACTCGATGCCGATGCCGGCCCGCTCGCGCATCGGCGAGGCCGTGCCGTCGGCGGCGATCACCAGCCGCGCGCGCAGTGTGCCGGCCGCCTGCCCTTCGCGCAGATGCAGCGAAACCCATTCATCGTCATTTCCGGAGGACCCTTCGAAGCCGGCCACCTCGGCGGGTGCGATCATTTCCACCCCCTCGGCATCCTGCAACGCCCCCATCAGCGCCGCACCGATGGCGCGATTGGGCACCACATAACCCAGCGCCGGAACACCCTGCTCGCCTGCATCGATATGCGCAGCTCCGAAACGCCCGCGGTCGCTGACGTGGATATGCGTAATGGGGGCTGCCTCGCGGCTCAGGTCTGACCATACGCCCAGACGCTCCAGCATGTGGCGAGAGCCCAAGGCGAGTGCGGTGCTGCGATCGTCGTAGCTCGGCTGACCCGGTTCGCCGTACGGACGCGCCTCGAGAATGCCGACACGTCGCCCGGAACCAGCCAGCGCAACGCCAAGGCTGGCCCCGACCATCCCACCGCCGACGACGAGGATGTCGAAATCCCGGCTCATGCGCGACGCCGCGCTCGGGCCGGGACCTTCGGTTCCGCGGCGCTGCCCACCAACGCCTCGATCTCGTCAGGTGACTTGGGCATGGCCTGGGTCAGGACCTCGCAGCCCTGCGCGGTCACCAGCACGTCGTCCTCGATGCGGATACCGATATTGTGGAATCGTTTCGGCACGTCGCGTGCGGGCGTGATGTATAGACCCGGCTCGACGGTCAGGGTCATGCCCGGTTCGAGCAGTCGCCACTGGCCGTCGATCTTGTATTCGCCCACGTCATGCACGTCGAGGCCGAGCCAATGGCCGGTACGGTGCATGTAGAAGCGCTGATAGGCACCTTCGCGCATGAGTTTTGCCGGCTGCCCCTTGAGCAGGCCCAGCTCGACGAGGCCGCGCGTCAGCGTGCGCAGAGCCGCCTCGTGGGGGTCGTTCCAGTGGTTTCCGGGGCGGGCCTTCTTGATCGCGGCCAGCTGCGCCTCCAGCACCAGCTCGTAAACCTCGCGCTGCGCCGGCGTGAAGCGGCCGTTGACGGGGAAGGTACGCGTGATGTCGCTGGCGTAGCCCTCGTATTCGGCACCTGCATCGATCAGCAGCAGATCACCGTCGCGCAGCTCGGTCGCATTGTCGACGTAATGCAGGATGCAACCGTTCTCGCCGCCGCCGACGATCGACTGATAGGCAAGGTCCGCCCGGTGGCGACGTACCGTATAGATGAACTCGGCCTCGACCTCGTATTCGTACAAGCCAGGGCGGCACATCGCCATCATGCGACGATGCCCTTCGATGGCGATCTCGGCCGAGCGGCGCATCAGCTTGAGCTCCGCGGACGACTTGAACAGGCGCATTTCGTGCAGCAGGAATTCCAGCGACACGAATTCATGCGGCGACTGGCGGCCGGACCTGACCTGGGCGCGCAGACGATTGACCCAGTCCATCAGCTGACGGTCGAACACGGCGTCGCGTCCCATGCTGTAGAACACCCGGTCGCGGTTTTCGAGCAGCCCCGGGAGTATCTCGTCGATGTCCGCAATCGGGAATGAGTCGTCCGCACCGTAACGCTCCACCGCACCCGCCTGACCCGCGCGGCGGCCGTGCCAGGTTTCCTGCAAGGGGTCGCGTTCGCGGCAGAAGAGAATGAACTCCCCCTGCTTGCGTCCCGGTATCAGTACCGCCACCGCCTCAGGTTCCTCAAACCCGGTGAGATACAGAAAGTCGCTATCCTGGCGATAGCGGTAATCCGCGTCGCGATTGCGCACCCGGACCGGCGCCGCCGGCAGGATGGCGATGCCCCGTTCGCCGATCTGGCGCATCAGCTGGCGGCGGCGGCGAGCATATTCGGCGGCGGGAAGCATCATCGTTTGAAACTCCTTGTGGCGATATCCCGGGTTTCAGTGCAGTCCCGAGAGCGGCGTTCTGGGTTGCATCTCCTCGAACAACAGCAACACGCCGATGCGCACGTACTCCAGCAATTCGGCATAGTCGGCCTCGCCCTCCTCGTAGGCCACGCTGTCCGACGACACCTGGGCGATCCGCCCCAGATCGTCGATGAATTCCCGCACCTGCTCCGGCAGCGCCTCCAGGCGTTCGGCCTGCAGGCCGGCCAGCACTAGGCCCGTGCTGAAGCCATAGCACCACTGTCCCAGCGCGGCGACGCGTTCGTTCAGCTCGGCCTCATCACCGGGCAGAAAGGGTTGGAAGGAAATCTCCGCATCGTCCAGTTGCAGGCGCGTATTGCGATAGAGTTCGGACAGACCCTGACGGCATGGAACGGACGCATCCGCCGAACTGCCCAGCGTTTCCTGCAGCCAGCTTTCCTCGTCGCCCAATGTACCCAGCGCGAGTCGGGCGCACAGCAATCCATGACCTTCCGCGGCACCCATGGCCGCGCCGGCGCCGCGCAGTTCCTCATCCAGCGATTCGAAATGGAGGTCCATGCTCAAAAAGCCTCGATCCTGGCCTCGTAGGGGAACAGCACGAAGCGATACACCGTTTCACCGAACTGGATATGGGTGAAATCGGGCGCCCCGATCACCATGCGGCTGTCCCCGGCCAGCGAGCGCCCGGAAAGACCGAAGCGACCGTCCTCGATCAGCTGATCGAGCAGTGCACGCAGCTCGGCAATATCGATGGACCCCGTGTTGTCCACGATCCTGCAGGCCTTGCCGTTGCGGGTTTCGCCGGTGACCACGATGGCTTCTGGCGACAGTGGGTTGGCCTGGAAAAAGTCTTCGGGCTCGGTCTGCGGGTTCATGAGCGGCTGCAAATGTCGGAATGCGAGGCAATGTGCGATCTTAACACTCGGGTTTGCCCCCGGCATCCCCGCTCACCTGTTGACCCTGTTCATTCAGCGCGCCTATATTTGCCGCATGAGCGACGCCGCCACCCAACCGGTCTACGAAGCAGCGCTGCGCGAGCTGGAACGGCGCGTGCTCGAACTGACTTCGGCCTGCGAGCGGCAGCACAAGGAAAACACCGCGCTCAGACGCCAGCTCCAGACCCTGCAACACGAGCGCAGCGGCCTGATCGAGAAGCACGAACTCGCCAAGCAGCGTGTGGAAGCCATGATCGGCCGACTCAGGAGCCTGGAGGAATCACCCTGAGCCAAGTGCCCGTCAGCGTGCACATCCTCGAGCGCGAGTATCAGGTCATGTGCGACGAGGGTGAGCAGGAAGCCCTCCTCGCCGCCGCTCAACAACTCAATGCCCGCATGCGCGAGATCCGCGCCTCCGGCCGCATCGTCGGCGGCGAGCGCATTGCCGTGATGACCTCGCTGAACTTGATTCACGAACTCATGCAGCTGCGCGGCGATCGCTCCCAGGCCGAGCAAACCCTGGCGACGCGGATCAAAGGCCTCAACACCGCCATCGACCTCGCCATGGACCGCCTCGATGGGCCGGAAAAACAGGACAAGCCCCTGGCGCCGCGATCGTGATATAGTCGTTCGCAGGACACCTCTGGGGTGTTCGTGAGTGACTGGGTAGTACCCTTGAGCCTAGTTTTATACCCCGGGAGCCGGTTTTGCGGAGGGCATGTGCAGGTCCGCACTGCGGAAAGCCTACGTCCCCCGCCGAAGCGCCCACTTGAACCGCTGGTTCAAGGTCGAAAGTCACCACGGCACTTACGGAGTGTGTCCTCTTTTTTGCCATGACGGACCGCAATCGACTCCGCCACGAGATCAGACGGCGTCGTGCCGCCCTCACCGCCGCCCAGCGGGAACGCGCCGCAAGACATGTTGCCGCGCGACTCACCGCCACCGCCTGGTTCCGCCGGGCCCGGCACGTAGCCGGGTATCTCGCCGTCAGCGGCGAACTCGACGCCCTGCCTGCATTGACCGCAGCCCGTGTCGCGGGCAAGCGGCTCTACCTGCCCGCCCTCGCCACGCATGGCGGACTCTGGTTCCACCCATGGCGCCCCGGCATGCCGATGCGCGGCAACCGGTTCGGCATTGACGAGCCGCTTGCAACCCCACGTCGGCGGAAGGACCCTCGCGCACTGGATATCGTGCTGACGCCGTTGGTCGCGTTCGACCGGCACGGCCATCGCCTGGGCATGGGCGGCGGCTTCTACGACCGGACCTTCGCCTATCAACTGTGCGTTCCCGTGCGGCGCCCCATCCTGATCGGCCTTGCCTACGACTTTCAGGAAGTCGAAAGCCTCGCGGCAGAGTCCTGGGATGTTCCGCTCGCCGCCGTGGTCACACCGAGAGGCGTATACCGCTGCACCTGAGCCCGCCGCTCGGCAGCGCGAACGGCCCCTGGTTTATACTCCCCCCTCTGCTGAATTAAGGGTGGCTCATGCGATACTGGCTGATGAAATCCGAGCCCGAGGCCTTCGGTATCGACGACCTGGCACGCGTCGGACGCGAGCCCTGGGACGGCATACGCAACTACCAGGCGCGCAACTTCATGCGCGACGACATGCGTCCGGGCGATCTGGCGCTGTTCTACCACTCGAACGCCGACCCGACGGGTGTGGCCGGCATCATGCGCATCGCCGGCGAGGCACGCCCGGACCCGACCGCCTTCGATCCCGAGGCCAAATACTACGACCCCAAGAGTCGTCAGGATGCGCCGCGCTGGTATCTCGTGGACGTCGAATTCGAGCGCAAACTCGGCCGCATCATCACCCTAGCGGAACTGCGCACA
Proteins encoded in this window:
- a CDS encoding DUF6231 family protein; its protein translation is MTDPLDDLERLALSAPSGATLLIAPAGHPLAERLQVHDGSTAQTAQSLLSNPPQRRYALALLADGLDDLSSDDGRRLIAGLRDLYAETLYCLASSERWPTPSMLALGLRPLASYPSSLALYHFDLYDYKRTPDWLNSRHWANPERWDKARW
- a CDS encoding BolA family protein — its product is MTPETIRTLIEQGIPGSEASVSGDGSKFEAVVVSEAFEGLSPVKEHQLVFATVNEHIASGAIHALTIKAYTPAEWIARKS
- a CDS encoding HDOD domain-containing protein codes for the protein MPILLEEIDDLIPLNGLSTENRNRLAEKGQVVTLKARETLDGKDADRWLTYLLDGTVTLKHGNGNEVVSGGTSRAKRPLFGEGRQIAAVASVPSRLLRLDRRLFDIILREQRQNDYEVEHTAITEEEGQLLAHILRSLSSGTLELPSMPEVAMRIRDATLRPDISLPDIAKIVQIDPSVAAGILRASNTAARRGGQPVTNLSDAVIRLGLETTRTLAISLALTTVFHTRQPAVRQRMHELWEHSVQISALCETLASRCHPKLDPSHALLAGLLHDIGGIPILQHAERYGLLGKPERLENAIVNLRVPVGLLIIDHWQIDSDMQSVIQGAEDWTRNSGTQADYADVVVVAQLILMEQQNTSSVHPVLSEVPAFAKLGLAPATPERIQEFLDEAQQDIDEIKQLLSG
- a CDS encoding FKBP-type peptidyl-prolyl cis-trans isomerase is translated as MQITNNTVVTIDYTLTNDAGDVIDSSNGGEPMAYLHGARNIIPGLEAALEGKSAGDVVKVHVEPDDAYGQHHEGLIQAIDRAMFEGVDTLEVGMEFHAQANDGSMQIVRIVSIDGDDVTIDANHPLAGVPLNFDVTVVEVRDATEEELSHGHVHGPDGHAH
- a CDS encoding UbiH/UbiF/VisC/COQ6 family ubiquinone biosynthesis hydroxylase, with protein sequence MSAADYEIAIVGGGMVGTALACSLGAQGRRVALIEAYPARPWQPGGEYDLRVSAINRASQRLFERLGAWQGMCERRVSAYRRMHVWDTAGKGEITFDAAELGEPDLGHIIENRVIQETLEACLPETVTVYRPATLETMDVGASAVSLKLNDGSELSAALVVGADGAHSRVRGLAGIEREERPYGQKAIVATVATEKTHQATAWQRFLPTGPVALLPLADGRCSLVWSAETELAESLMALDDEAFRRELGLATELRLGRILEIGARAAFPLVGSRVHPYVKPRIALVGDAAHTIHPLAGQGANLGFMDVVALSAQLAETRRDAGSLRLLRAYERARRAENEITMRAMEGFKHMFGSRVPGLAWLRAQGLGIAGAWPPLKRVLASRALLGSTQAPTPRVEGGPYK
- the ubiH gene encoding 2-octaprenyl-6-methoxyphenyl hydroxylase, whose translation is MSRDFDILVVGGGMVGASLGVALAGSGRRVGILEARPYGEPGQPSYDDRSTALALGSRHMLERLGVWSDLSREAAPITHIHVSDRGRFGAAHIDAGEQGVPALGYVVPNRAIGAALMGALQDAEGVEMIAPAEVAGFEGSSGNDDEWVSLHLREGQAAGTLRARLVIAADGTASPMRERAGIGIESRPYGQSALIANVSVSRPRAGWAYERFTPDGPLAMLPMGGDRYSLVWTHRDKDLAATLALDDAAFLRSLQARFGWRLGRISTVGRRAAYPLGLTRAREVWRGRLALMGNALHTLHPVAGQGFNLALRDVDALSRALEPVGDPGAPEVLAEYARLREPDMRTVVRLTDAMVRAFSGKRPLPGLLRSLGLLAADGEPSLNRWLARQHMGLHGAVVAKHAVHKHGQRT
- the pepP gene encoding Xaa-Pro aminopeptidase, encoding MMLPAAEYARRRRQLMRQIGERGIAILPAAPVRVRNRDADYRYRQDSDFLYLTGFEEPEAVAVLIPGRKQGEFILFCRERDPLQETWHGRRAGQAGAVERYGADDSFPIADIDEILPGLLENRDRVFYSMGRDAVFDRQLMDWVNRLRAQVRSGRQSPHEFVSLEFLLHEMRLFKSSAELKLMRRSAEIAIEGHRRMMAMCRPGLYEYEVEAEFIYTVRRHRADLAYQSIVGGGENGCILHYVDNATELRDGDLLLIDAGAEYEGYASDITRTFPVNGRFTPAQREVYELVLEAQLAAIKKARPGNHWNDPHEAALRTLTRGLVELGLLKGQPAKLMREGAYQRFYMHRTGHWLGLDVHDVGEYKIDGQWRLLEPGMTLTVEPGLYITPARDVPKRFHNIGIRIEDDVLVTAQGCEVLTQAMPKSPDEIEALVGSAAEPKVPARARRRA
- a CDS encoding UPF0149 family protein, giving the protein MDLHFESLDEELRGAGAAMGAAEGHGLLCARLALGTLGDEESWLQETLGSSADASVPCRQGLSELYRNTRLQLDDAEISFQPFLPGDEAELNERVAALGQWCYGFSTGLVLAGLQAERLEALPEQVREFIDDLGRIAQVSSDSVAYEEGEADYAELLEYVRIGVLLLFEEMQPRTPLSGLH
- a CDS encoding TIGR02449 family protein, which encodes MSDAATQPVYEAALRELERRVLELTSACERQHKENTALRRQLQTLQHERSGLIEKHELAKQRVEAMIGRLRSLEESP
- a CDS encoding cell division protein ZapA, producing MHILEREYQVMCDEGEQEALLAAAQQLNARMREIRASGRIVGGERIAVMTSLNLIHELMQLRGDRSQAEQTLATRIKGLNTAIDLAMDRLDGPEKQDKPLAPRS
- a CDS encoding 5-formyltetrahydrofolate cyclo-ligase, whose translation is MTDRNRLRHEIRRRRAALTAAQRERAARHVAARLTATAWFRRARHVAGYLAVSGELDALPALTAARVAGKRLYLPALATHGGLWFHPWRPGMPMRGNRFGIDEPLATPRRRKDPRALDIVLTPLVAFDRHGHRLGMGGGFYDRTFAYQLCVPVRRPILIGLAYDFQEVESLAAESWDVPLAAVVTPRGVYRCT
- a CDS encoding EVE domain-containing protein, translated to MRYWLMKSEPEAFGIDDLARVGREPWDGIRNYQARNFMRDDMRPGDLALFYHSNADPTGVAGIMRIAGEARPDPTAFDPEAKYYDPKSRQDAPRWYLVDVEFERKLGRIITLAELRTRPELADMPLLRKGNRLSILPVEPQHWQAILDLE